Below is a window of Bremerella alba DNA.
GCCGACGCGTCGGGTTCTCCTCAGCCAGAAGACCTCGCGGGCGAACCTAGCGAAGCAGGCCAAGAGGCCAGCAGCGATGGAGAACCTTCCCAAGGCTCGCCGATGTCCGGCAGTGAGGCCCCGCAAAGTGGTAACTCCTCGCAAATGGCTTCCCAGCCATCACCTTCCCAGGGAAGTCCGGGACAACCACCTTCGACTGACATGGGGAACTCGATGGTTTCGCCGACACCACAAGTAACCGCTCAAGCCTTGGCCGGGGCCGAGGTCATGGAGTCGCTCTGGGATCAAATGCCAGAACTGATCGCCGATGGCCAATCGGAAAGCGGCGAAGTCGCTTCGATCGATCCGCAGGGTATGGCCGCCCCAGCATCGGCGATGCTCGACAACCCCAATGCTTCGCAACCGGCGTCCCCGACCGACGCGATGGCCCAGAACGCGATGCAAGGTCAGCCTGCCAATAGCCAGGCAACCAATTCCCAAGCGAGCAATTCCACCGAGGGAAGCGAAGCTAACACCGAAGAAAGTGCTTCATCCGGTGGTACCAGCAACAGCAACCCGGCCGCTCGGACGTTTGAGAAAGAACCGTGGTTTACGAAACTTCCCCCCGGCGTTCAGCAATCGATTCGGGCCAGCGTCCGACGTTCGCCCCCGCCTGGTTACGAAGAACGGCTTCGTCGTTACTTCGAGAATGTTGACTGAGCGACCATCCTCCAACCCTTCAAATCAACCATCGTCCTTCGAGTTTTTGAGGCACCCAGTTATGGCATCCGATCCGATTTCCCCCAGTGACGTCGCCGCCGTCCAAGAATGCGAAAACGCTTATGGCAAGCTTCGCGACGAATTGGCCAAGGTGATTGTTGGTCAGTCCGATGTAATCGAGCAAGTTCTCGTCGCCATGTTTGCCCGCGGACACGCTCTGCTAGAAGGGGTGCCAGGGTTAGCGAAAACGCTGCTGGTCAGTTCCCTAGCCGAGTCACTGCACCTCAGCTTCAAACGCATTCAATTCACGCCAGACTTAATGCCCAGTGATATCACCGGGACCGAGATCATCCAGGAAGATCTGGAGACCAAGAAACGCCGCTACGAGTTTCTCGAGGGTCCGATCTTTGCCAATCTGATTCTGGCCGACGAAATCAACCGTACGCCCCCCAAGACCCAAGCGGCCATGTTGGAAGCGATGCAGGAACGCCAGGTCAGTGCTGGCGGTACGATTCGCAAGCTTCCTAGTCCCTTCTTTGTATTGGCCACGCAAAACCCGCTCGAGCAAGAGGGAACCTACCCGATGCCGGAAGCACAGCTCGACCGCTTTCTGCTTCACATTCGGGTCGATTACCCCAGCGGTGCCGAAGAATGGGAGATCGCCCGCCGCGTGACTTCCGGGGCTCAGGAACAGATTTCCTCGTGCATGAGTGGCGAGCAAATCGTTCAGTTTCAAGATCTCGTGAAGCGCGTTCCCGTAAGCGATCAGGTGTTGGGTTATGCCTGGGCACTCATTCGCGCGTCACGTCCAGGAGCCCCAGAAGCTCCTTCGTTTGTCAATCAATGGTTGGCCTGGGGTGCGGGGCCGCGTGGTCTGTTGACGCTGGTTACCTGCGCTAAAGCCCGAGCCATTTTGTATGGGCGTTATCATGCCAGCATCAGCGACGTACAGGCGATGGTCAAGCCAGCCTTGCGGCATCGGCTGGCAGCAAACTACTCGGCTCAGGCCAACGGCTACACGAGCGACAAGCTGATCGAAATGTTGTTGGAAGAAGTCTCGTCCGAGAAAACTTACGCCTGTCCGGCTGCTTAAGTTGTTGAACCTCATTGAGAAGGTGTGCCAGTGAATAGCGGCGTCCTATCCCGATATCTCGACTACGAGTTTCTCCGTCAACTCTCTGGGCGTTCGCTCGAACCCCGAGGATTGGTGAGCGGAAACCTGGCCGGTGCGCATAAATCGCCGGCGTCTGGTTTTGCTGTCGAGTTTTCAGGACACCGCGAATACGTTCCCGGGGACGACCCCAAACATATCGACTGGCGCGTCTTTTTCACACGTGACAAGTACTTCATCAAGCAGTACGAAATGGAGACTAATTTCGTCTGCCATTTGATGCTCGATATCAGCAAGTCGATGCGATACGGCGACGAAGCTTCGCAGAAGATGCTGTTCGGATCGCGGTTAGCAGTCAGCTTGGCTCACAGTATTGTTCGCCAGGGCGACAAGGTTTCGTTTACAACGTTCGATACGAAGATTCGCGGACACATTCCGGCCAGCAATGCACTGCCCCAGATCATTCGGATGTCGCAGCATCTTGATGAAACCGAGGCCGAAGACACAACCGATTTGCATGCCTGTTTGTCAGAGTTCAGCCAACGGATGGCACGGCGTGAAATCGTGATGATCTTCAGCGACTTTTTCGGTGACCTGGAAACACTCGAGAACGCGATCCAGCGAATTCGCTTCAACAAACATGACGTGGTATTGGTTCAGGTCATCCACGATCACGAGTTGAACTTCAACCTCGATGGCATGACGCGCTTCGTGGGCCTGGAAGTCGACGCCCAACGAATCGCCCAGCCGGCAGACATCCGCTCGGCCTATTTAAAAGCAGTCGGGCGTTTTAATGCAGAGCTTACCGATATGGCAACTCGCAACAACTGCGATCATGTCTTGGCGTGTACCAAGGACAATCCCGGCGCCATTTTCTGGGAATACCTCAACCAGCGAAGCCTGCAGAACCGTCGTATCTAAAGCGCCACGAATTTTCTCAAAACTTTTTCTTACGCCGGCGATCGTCCATTTTTAGGGCAATTAAGCCGCACGACGGGAATTCCTAGACCCTCAGTGGGCACTTTTAGGGACTTTTTGCCTAAGGGTGCAGAATGTCGCGTTGACATCAATGGCAAGATAGTCATCATTAAGGTAACACTCGTTGGCGGTTGCGTCACCGGTTCCCAGGAAGCTTGCAAGGGGCAACCCATGATGCTGTCTTCCTGGGGAAGATTCCACTCTGTTAATTCTAAGATTAGGTAGAGCATAAAAACGCTCGGAGAATCACGATGAAATTCTCGTTTCGCCTTGCAGAATTGCTAAATCACTCGCCAGATCCTAAGAAACGTCCTGGCACCATTAAAGCAATCTGCGACTTCACCGGATTGGATCGCCACCAAGTTTCTTCGTTGCTTAAGAACGAAGCGAAGTACATCCCACTTTCGGCGCTTGCCCAAGTGTGTGACTTCTTGATTAAACATGGGTACGCGGAAGCCAATCAGCTTCCCGGCGCGTTGTTCGCGGTCGAACCAGAAAACTTCTGGGAACTGCTGGCACGGCGTAAGCGTGTCGAAATGTGCCTCGGCATTCGTGCCGACGAGAACTGGGCCGAAGGTGCCTGGGTGGTTGCTTCCGACACGATCCTGCAAGGTCAACTACTCACCGGCATTTCCACCCTGGGTGGCACGGCCAAGTATCGCCAGCAAGAGTTTCCGCGCGACATGGTCTCGCTCAGCGGCGACGGCTACATGATACGGGACACGCCCATTCCTCAGCCGGAAGACCTTTTCCAGACGCTTGTCTGGGCACCAGGTCAGGCGGACGAAGAAGAAGTACATCGACGCGGTCATGAAGTTTACTCCAGCTTCCAGGCCGTCGATGGCGACAAGGCTCTTATCAGCCTGGGAAGTATTCGGAGCAATCCGGTTATCGAGCTGGGACTCGCCTGCGCGTTCAATACCGAACCGTTCATCAGCCAGGATGAAGTCGAAGATCCGAGCCAACGAGCCATTCCGATCTATCTTCGTCACCGTGAAAAGAACGCCCAGTTCCCTGGTTCCTGTTGCGGCGGCGATCAGTTGTCCAAGAGCTACGCTCCTGAGACGCCCGGCTTCTACTACGAGAAAGAAGATGGCAGTTGGGGCTGTTGCAAGTGGGACGAAACCACTTATGAGCCGGCTTACCTGATCTACGTCTATCACGAGTCGCAAGGGCGTCTGGAAATGATGCTCGGCGGTTACTCGGGACGTGGCACACGATTGCTCGCGAAGACACTGTCGAGCCGACCGGAAGAGTTCTGGCCGCCCGTTTTCACCGGCAACGGCACGCAGATTGGCGCTTATGTCATTCAGTACGAACTGAAGAAGCAGAAGAAAGCCCGCAGCGTTCTGGTCGCCGATTACTCGGCCACCACCAAGATCATTCCGATCGACCCCAAAGCGATCCAGCGACGCCTGACCATCTAAAGGTCTCACGCGTTACCGATATAAATCAAGGCCGCCCATGCGATAAAGTATGGACGGCCTTTTTCATGGAGTGGCGCCAAGTCATGGGTCACTTGGCGGCTTTGCGAATTCTGGCATAAAGACCAGTTCCACCTATGCGATAGGCGGGCTATTAGGGCAGCTCGCGGATCTTCAAACCACGGAACTCAATCGGCGAGCCTTCCGATTCCAGGCACAAAAAGCCTGTCGCAGGCGAACAGCCTGTGCCGCCGGAGACTTCTTCTCCGTTGACCCACAAACGAACTTCGCCATTGATGGCCCGGACGTAATAATGATTCCACACGCCGATCCCCTTGCTAAGCTCTTTGGTAGGGAAGCTGCGTGTTCCGTTGGGTGCGGTGGGTGGAAAGGGGGTCATCTTAGCTGCACCAACCGGGAAAACATCACCGTGGCACGTGAACCAATCGGCCTTGCGTTTGCCATCTTTCTCGTACCGTTCTTTGTAACCCAGATCGAGCACTTGGACCTCAATCCCCTGAGGCAGTCCTGGACCGGTTAGCTTCTCGAGCGAGCTAGGAATCGTCCAGACGAAGATGCCGCTGTTTCCGGCCGACTTCAAATGTCGCCACTGGCATACCAACTCGAAATTAGTGTACTCTTTCACGCTACGCGTCACACTGACAGGCTTGCCGGTGCACTCGATCAGGCCATTCTCGTGGAACGTCCACGTATCGTCGTTGCTGTTGACTTTCGTAAAGTCATCTTTGCCCAGCGTGACCCAGCCTGGCCCTTCGCCATTGATGAAGGCCTGGGAGACAGCGTCTTCCGCCCATAGGCTGGTCGCACTAAACATGGTCAGTACCATGGCCACGACAAGGCTCAACAGTCGAATCTGCATTACTTCAATCCTTAGACACGTTGTTTAGTTGTTGGTTTGTTTCAAGTTGTCGGCTCTAGATGCTCCAACCGTCACGATACGATTTGGTTAGGAACTTGGCTGCCTCGGGGGCATTGGTAACCTGAAGCTTTTCAGCGTCCCACTCTAGCCTCTTCCCTGCCCGATGGGCCACGTTCCCAAGAAGATTGTGTTCGATCAGAGCACCCGAGTAGCTAAAGTTGCATAGCGACTCGCCACCAGTCTTGGCCGCCTGGATCCATTCGGCGTAGTGCCCCAGGCTCGGCGCGATTCGATCCTCAGGGGCCGCGTAATCTTTGAACTGATCACCCGGAGACAAGACCAACTTACCGTAGTCTGCCACCAAGACGCCTTGTTCGCCAATGAACGCGACACCGATGCCCCATTTGTTGATGGTCGTATCGTCGCCCACCAAGGGTTGCAGATAATCGCTGCGACGTTTCATGCCTTCAGGACCGTGGTACCACACAACCTTGGTTGGTTTGGCCCAGTTGGCGTTGCCCTCGCGGGCCGGGTGTTCCCAGGTGATGGCCTGCCACGGAGGACAAGCGACATCGTCCGCGTCTGGTCCTTCCGAATAGATCGTCGTCGGGTGTTTCAGATTCAACGCCCAAAATGGCAGATCGATCAGATGGCTGCCCATGTCACCTAACACACCATTGCCGAATTCCCAACGGCGATTCCAGTTTAGATTGCCGCCTTTCCAGTACGCCTCGTTGTAAG
It encodes the following:
- a CDS encoding AAA family ATPase; amino-acid sequence: MASDPISPSDVAAVQECENAYGKLRDELAKVIVGQSDVIEQVLVAMFARGHALLEGVPGLAKTLLVSSLAESLHLSFKRIQFTPDLMPSDITGTEIIQEDLETKKRRYEFLEGPIFANLILADEINRTPPKTQAAMLEAMQERQVSAGGTIRKLPSPFFVLATQNPLEQEGTYPMPEAQLDRFLLHIRVDYPSGAEEWEIARRVTSGAQEQISSCMSGEQIVQFQDLVKRVPVSDQVLGYAWALIRASRPGAPEAPSFVNQWLAWGAGPRGLLTLVTCAKARAILYGRYHASISDVQAMVKPALRHRLAANYSAQANGYTSDKLIEMLLEEVSSEKTYACPAA
- a CDS encoding DUF58 domain-containing protein; this translates as MNSGVLSRYLDYEFLRQLSGRSLEPRGLVSGNLAGAHKSPASGFAVEFSGHREYVPGDDPKHIDWRVFFTRDKYFIKQYEMETNFVCHLMLDISKSMRYGDEASQKMLFGSRLAVSLAHSIVRQGDKVSFTTFDTKIRGHIPASNALPQIIRMSQHLDETEAEDTTDLHACLSEFSQRMARREIVMIFSDFFGDLETLENAIQRIRFNKHDVVLVQVIHDHELNFNLDGMTRFVGLEVDAQRIAQPADIRSAYLKAVGRFNAELTDMATRNNCDHVLACTKDNPGAIFWEYLNQRSLQNRRI
- a CDS encoding helix-turn-helix domain-containing protein, whose translation is MKFSFRLAELLNHSPDPKKRPGTIKAICDFTGLDRHQVSSLLKNEAKYIPLSALAQVCDFLIKHGYAEANQLPGALFAVEPENFWELLARRKRVEMCLGIRADENWAEGAWVVASDTILQGQLLTGISTLGGTAKYRQQEFPRDMVSLSGDGYMIRDTPIPQPEDLFQTLVWAPGQADEEEVHRRGHEVYSSFQAVDGDKALISLGSIRSNPVIELGLACAFNTEPFISQDEVEDPSQRAIPIYLRHREKNAQFPGSCCGGDQLSKSYAPETPGFYYEKEDGSWGCCKWDETTYEPAYLIYVYHESQGRLEMMLGGYSGRGTRLLAKTLSSRPEEFWPPVFTGNGTQIGAYVIQYELKKQKKARSVLVADYSATTKIIPIDPKAIQRRLTI
- a CDS encoding 3-keto-disaccharide hydrolase, which gives rise to MQIRLLSLVVAMVLTMFSATSLWAEDAVSQAFINGEGPGWVTLGKDDFTKVNSNDDTWTFHENGLIECTGKPVSVTRSVKEYTNFELVCQWRHLKSAGNSGIFVWTIPSSLEKLTGPGLPQGIEVQVLDLGYKERYEKDGKRKADWFTCHGDVFPVGAAKMTPFPPTAPNGTRSFPTKELSKGIGVWNHYYVRAINGEVRLWVNGEEVSGGTGCSPATGFLCLESEGSPIEFRGLKIRELP
- a CDS encoding Gfo/Idh/MocA family protein, which codes for MTNSRLNRRGFLKSSSATAAAAVALGPVVHVSAQETPSTEKLNLGIIGAGGRGTANTRGVTGENIYALCDTNPAVLKQAKSRYPQAKICSDWRELIDDKQIDAVVISAADHHHALASIAAMKAGKHVYCEKPLAHTVEEARQMQKVYDEKKGSLATQMGTQIHATENYRRVVELIAAGAIGPVTEAHVWCNRTINPVETAILPEEPIPAGFNWETWLGPAEMRPYNEAYWKGGNLNWNRRWEFGNGVLGDMGSHLIDLPFWALNLKHPTTIYSEGPDADDVACPPWQAITWEHPAREGNANWAKPTKVVWYHGPEGMKRRSDYLQPLVGDDTTINKWGIGVAFIGEQGVLVADYGKLVLSPGDQFKDYAAPEDRIAPSLGHYAEWIQAAKTGGESLCNFSYSGALIEHNLLGNVAHRAGKRLEWDAEKLQVTNAPEAAKFLTKSYRDGWSI